Proteins from one Syntrophaceae bacterium genomic window:
- a CDS encoding branched-chain amino acid ABC transporter permease, whose protein sequence is MGRSFKTSYGADMALLPNLWVKAWLVLLVLALIAVPFFLNRYQLSILSEICIAVIGALGLNLLTGYTGQISLGHGAFLAIGAYTTALLTGELGLPFALSLPLSGCMAALLGMVVGVPSLRLKGLYLALGTLAFGFIVEYVLFHWDLTQGDRGLPVPPIGLGGFTADTERQVFFVLLALSVAAVLAAKNISRTKIGRSFCAIRDRDIAAEAMGIPLARYKIMAFGISAFFAGAAGCLAAHYQKWIVPGLFDLSLSLAYIAMIVLGGLGTILGSILGALLISGIPHGITYAVDLFKESHPALSGLIVDFKLGIFGLIIVLTLLFEPRGLFGVYLRAKTYWKTWPFRY, encoded by the coding sequence ATGGGGCGATCCTTCAAGACAAGCTACGGGGCCGACATGGCCCTGCTCCCGAATCTCTGGGTGAAGGCGTGGCTCGTCCTTCTCGTCCTGGCCCTCATCGCGGTTCCGTTTTTCCTGAACCGCTACCAGCTCAGCATCCTGAGCGAGATCTGCATCGCCGTCATCGGGGCGCTCGGCCTGAACCTGCTGACGGGATACACGGGACAGATCTCGCTGGGCCACGGGGCCTTCCTGGCCATCGGGGCCTACACGACGGCCCTGCTCACCGGGGAATTGGGCCTGCCCTTTGCGCTCTCCCTCCCTCTGTCGGGATGCATGGCGGCGCTCCTGGGTATGGTCGTCGGCGTCCCGTCCCTGCGGCTCAAGGGGCTTTACCTGGCTCTGGGCACCCTGGCCTTCGGTTTCATCGTCGAGTACGTCCTCTTCCACTGGGACCTGACCCAGGGAGACCGGGGGCTGCCCGTGCCGCCTATCGGCCTGGGCGGATTCACCGCCGATACGGAGCGGCAGGTGTTTTTCGTTCTTCTCGCGCTCTCGGTCGCGGCGGTCCTGGCAGCCAAGAACATCTCCCGGACGAAGATCGGCCGCAGCTTCTGCGCGATCCGGGACCGGGACATCGCAGCGGAGGCCATGGGAATCCCGCTGGCCCGGTACAAAATCATGGCCTTCGGCATCAGCGCCTTCTTCGCCGGGGCGGCCGGCTGCCTTGCCGCCCACTACCAGAAATGGATCGTGCCGGGTCTTTTCGACCTTTCCCTCTCCCTCGCCTACATCGCCATGATCGTCCTGGGGGGGCTCGGCACCATCCTGGGGTCGATCCTGGGCGCGCTTCTGATCTCGGGGATTCCCCACGGCATCACCTATGCGGTCGATCTCTTCAAGGAAAGCCATCCGGCCCTGAGCGGTCTGATCGTGGATTTCAAGCTGGGGATTTTCGGGCTCATCATCGTCCTTACGCTTCTCTTCGAGCCGCGGGGCCTCTTCGGGGTCTACCTGCGGGCGAAGACGTACTGGAAGACGTGGCCTTTCCGTTACTGA
- a CDS encoding ABC transporter substrate-binding protein produces MKKRTVLTALVAGLLIGLIVVAGSWAADVRGVADKSVKIACLVDLSGPGKYGGPPVADAFRDYVAWVNDTGGVHGRKIDLIVEDNGILPSTTMAAARKVLLKDGVFAIAFNLGSAGASAIVPLCEENRAVLMPHGANKKFYQPGNKWVFVPHTAQFDMATRAVEYILEKNPRARIGIIYQDDDFGREGLDGARAAAAFKKTALVKEAPYKTGTIDFTPHMNAMRDAKVDTIVLWTYLPQSAAIIKQRAKMGWSVSLISNNTTGVPPLFALAGEQADGYMLVTPYAPGWMDLPGIKRIKKINAKYGNVQKTLGNPAYPDYLYLAAWGYIEAFVEGLRKAGPNLTPDTFVRGLESIRNHDMGGLCPDITFGPKRHVSSFSSLILKADGKKKRFVIVDPIREPKTPR; encoded by the coding sequence ATGAAAAAGAGGACTGTCTTGACCGCCCTCGTGGCGGGGTTGCTGATCGGCCTGATCGTCGTGGCCGGTTCATGGGCTGCGGACGTGCGGGGAGTCGCGGACAAGTCCGTCAAGATCGCCTGTCTGGTCGATCTGTCCGGGCCGGGCAAATACGGTGGGCCCCCGGTGGCCGACGCCTTCCGGGACTATGTTGCCTGGGTCAACGACACAGGCGGCGTTCACGGCCGGAAGATCGACCTGATCGTCGAGGACAACGGCATCCTTCCCAGCACGACCATGGCCGCGGCCCGGAAGGTCCTCCTGAAGGACGGCGTCTTTGCCATTGCCTTCAACCTGGGAAGCGCCGGCGCCAGCGCCATCGTGCCGCTCTGCGAGGAAAACAGGGCCGTCCTCATGCCCCACGGGGCGAACAAGAAATTCTACCAGCCGGGAAACAAGTGGGTCTTCGTGCCTCACACGGCGCAGTTCGACATGGCGACCCGGGCGGTGGAATACATCCTGGAGAAGAATCCGCGGGCGCGGATCGGCATCATCTACCAGGACGACGACTTCGGCCGGGAGGGCCTGGACGGCGCCCGTGCGGCGGCGGCCTTCAAAAAGACGGCCCTCGTGAAGGAGGCGCCTTACAAGACGGGAACGATCGACTTCACCCCCCACATGAACGCCATGCGGGACGCAAAGGTGGACACCATCGTCCTGTGGACCTATTTGCCCCAGTCGGCGGCCATCATCAAACAGAGGGCGAAGATGGGCTGGAGCGTCAGCCTGATCTCCAACAACACCACGGGGGTTCCGCCCCTTTTCGCCCTGGCGGGGGAGCAGGCCGACGGCTACATGCTCGTGACGCCCTATGCGCCGGGCTGGATGGACCTCCCGGGAATCAAACGGATCAAGAAGATCAACGCGAAGTACGGCAACGTGCAGAAGACCCTCGGAAACCCCGCCTATCCGGACTATCTCTACCTGGCCGCCTGGGGCTACATCGAGGCGTTTGTCGAGGGGCTCCGGAAGGCCGGCCCCAACCTGACGCCGGACACCTTCGTCCGAGGTCTGGAGAGCATCCGCAATCACGACATGGGCGGTCTGTGTCCGGACATCACCTTCGGGCCGAAGCGGCACGTCAGCAGCTTCTCCAGCCTGATCCTGAAGGCCGACGGCAAGAAGAAGCGCTTCGTCATCGTCGATCCGATCCGGGAGCCGAAAACGCCGCGCTAG
- a CDS encoding nitronate monooxygenase, with protein MLGIDYPIIGAPMFLVSFEELAAAVSMAGGLGTLPLPNFRTVGDLRKSLEAVRRATDRPIGVNIHLSGKFDWREQLAVCLDYGVRFFLTSLGDPQLILDAVHGKGGVVFADVVSLRQAVRAGEKGVDGLVAVGSAAGGHSGTTPTMILVPYLKAKTGLPVVAAGGVSTGAQMAAALAVGACGVVVGTRLIATPEARAAEAYKDAVVRADPDDIVASDRITGNPANWLEESIRAFDERPDPASKRWRDFWSAGRSVAQTEEIRPAGEIVREMAASYVEAVLLLGGTLAGNR; from the coding sequence ATGCTGGGCATCGACTACCCCATCATCGGGGCGCCGATGTTCCTTGTCTCTTTTGAAGAACTGGCGGCGGCCGTCTCGATGGCCGGAGGGCTGGGGACGCTTCCGCTGCCCAATTTCCGGACCGTCGGCGACCTGAGGAAGTCGCTCGAGGCGGTCCGTCGCGCCACCGACCGGCCCATCGGGGTGAACATCCACCTGTCGGGCAAGTTTGACTGGCGTGAGCAACTGGCGGTCTGCCTGGACTACGGCGTCCGCTTCTTCCTGACCTCCCTGGGAGACCCGCAGCTGATCCTCGACGCCGTCCATGGAAAGGGCGGCGTCGTCTTCGCCGATGTCGTTTCGCTTCGCCAGGCCGTCCGTGCCGGTGAGAAGGGCGTCGACGGCCTGGTGGCGGTGGGCTCCGCCGCGGGCGGGCATTCCGGGACGACCCCCACGATGATTCTCGTTCCCTATCTGAAAGCAAAGACCGGCCTGCCCGTCGTGGCCGCCGGGGGCGTCAGCACCGGCGCCCAGATGGCGGCGGCCCTCGCCGTCGGAGCCTGCGGCGTCGTCGTGGGGACCCGGCTCATCGCCACCCCGGAGGCCCGGGCGGCGGAGGCTTACAAGGATGCCGTCGTCAGGGCCGATCCCGACGATATCGTCGCGAGCGACCGGATCACCGGAAACCCGGCCAATTGGCTGGAAGAGAGCATCCGGGCCTTCGACGAGCGGCCCGACCCCGCCTCGAAGCGCTGGCGGGACTTTTGGAGCGCCGGCCGCAGCGTGGCCCAGACGGAGGAGATCCGCCCCGCCGGGGAGATCGTCCGGGAGATGGCGGCGTCCTACGTCGAGGCGGTCCTACTCCTTGGCGGCACGCTTGCGGGAAACCGCTGA
- a CDS encoding glucose 1-dehydrogenase yields MDTSYLALEGKVALVTGGSRGIGKAIALALADAGADVAVSARKLPDLEKVAEEIRAKGRRALAVSAHVREMEAIRNMVETVKNEFGRIDILVNNAATNPGMGLLVDMEEKMYDQIMVTNLKGYTMTSILVGKIMQGQKSGNIINISSVGGVSPDIGLGLYCISKAGINMLTRAMAKELGPYGIRVNCIAPGVVQTKFSQALWTNEPLLKQEMGHTPLGRISQPEEVGRVALFLASDASSYMTGQILVADGGGSI; encoded by the coding sequence TTGGATACTTCTTACTTGGCCCTGGAAGGAAAGGTGGCCCTGGTAACGGGCGGGAGCCGCGGGATCGGCAAAGCCATCGCTCTGGCCCTGGCCGATGCGGGGGCGGACGTGGCGGTCAGCGCCCGGAAACTGCCGGACCTGGAGAAAGTGGCGGAGGAGATCCGCGCCAAAGGGCGGCGCGCCCTGGCCGTCTCAGCCCATGTGCGCGAGATGGAGGCCATCCGCAACATGGTGGAGACCGTCAAGAACGAGTTCGGACGGATCGACATCCTGGTAAACAACGCCGCCACGAATCCCGGCATGGGGCTCCTCGTGGACATGGAAGAGAAGATGTACGACCAGATTATGGTCACCAATCTCAAGGGCTACACCATGACGAGCATCCTGGTCGGCAAGATCATGCAGGGCCAGAAGAGCGGTAACATCATCAACATCTCCTCGGTAGGCGGCGTGTCGCCGGACATCGGCCTCGGCCTCTACTGCATCAGCAAGGCCGGCATCAACATGCTGACCCGGGCGATGGCAAAGGAACTGGGGCCCTACGGCATCCGTGTCAACTGCATCGCCCCCGGCGTCGTACAGACCAAGTTCAGCCAGGCCCTCTGGACGAACGAGCCCCTGCTGAAGCAGGAGATGGGCCATACGCCCCTCGGACGGATCTCCCAGCCGGAAGAGGTGGGCAGGGTCGCCCTGTTCCTGGCTTCGGACGCCTCGTCCTACATGACCGGCCAGATTCTCGTGGCCGACGGCGGCGGATCCATTTAG
- a CDS encoding thiolase family protein: protein MSKLKGKVAIVGIGEVPTGRFPETAAIYHGMASAKMAIRDAGIDKDEIDYVMPTGALYSPAFNTELVTCRIAEELGLKNVKKNCQIFAGGSSSTCALEIAAALIYSGAASMILFVHADKLGTGVTAQGAIDLFSTAGISAEWEVPYGQHYSAVTALSTMRYMYETGCTDEHMAAVCVSNRKWAELNPNAFFRKPLTIEEVVKSKMLSTPLRAKQSNMLFDGGAAFIVTSAERARDLVEKPVYLLGEGGVVTHFVYSQEPDVSRFGWAKAGRMAFEEAGLTAADMDLAEIYDSYPIFQIIGFEELGFCKRGEAGEIFLRGETWPGGRIPCTTNGGMLSQGHTGAGGSVALLVETARQLMGKAGDRQVPNARFAVETAVGGTYMDAQVSILGTEIP, encoded by the coding sequence ATGAGCAAGCTGAAAGGAAAGGTCGCCATCGTCGGGATCGGCGAGGTGCCGACAGGCCGTTTCCCCGAGACGGCGGCCATCTACCACGGCATGGCCTCGGCCAAGATGGCCATCAGGGACGCCGGGATCGACAAGGACGAGATCGACTACGTCATGCCGACGGGAGCCCTCTACAGCCCCGCCTTCAACACGGAGCTCGTCACCTGCCGCATCGCCGAGGAGCTGGGCCTCAAGAACGTGAAGAAGAACTGCCAGATCTTCGCCGGTGGCTCCAGCAGCACCTGCGCCCTCGAGATCGCGGCGGCCCTGATCTACAGCGGCGCCGCGTCGATGATCCTGTTCGTCCACGCGGATAAGCTGGGCACAGGTGTCACCGCCCAGGGGGCCATCGACCTATTCTCCACGGCGGGCATCTCCGCCGAGTGGGAGGTTCCCTACGGCCAGCACTATTCCGCGGTGACCGCCCTCTCGACGATGCGCTACATGTACGAGACGGGCTGCACCGACGAGCACATGGCGGCGGTCTGCGTCTCCAACCGGAAGTGGGCGGAGTTGAATCCGAACGCCTTCTTCCGCAAGCCCCTCACGATCGAGGAGGTCGTCAAGTCCAAGATGCTTTCCACGCCGCTTCGGGCCAAGCAGTCCAACATGCTCTTCGACGGCGGGGCGGCCTTCATCGTGACCTCGGCCGAGCGGGCGCGGGACCTCGTGGAGAAACCCGTTTATCTGCTGGGAGAGGGAGGAGTGGTCACCCATTTCGTCTATTCCCAGGAGCCCGATGTATCCCGGTTCGGCTGGGCAAAAGCGGGCCGGATGGCCTTCGAGGAGGCGGGACTCACCGCGGCGGACATGGACCTCGCCGAGATCTACGACTCGTACCCCATCTTCCAGATCATCGGGTTCGAGGAACTGGGCTTCTGCAAGCGCGGCGAGGCGGGGGAAATCTTCCTCCGGGGAGAGACGTGGCCGGGAGGCAGGATCCCGTGCACCACCAACGGCGGCATGCTCTCCCAGGGCCACACGGGAGCCGGTGGCTCCGTGGCGCTCCTGGTGGAGACGGCCCGGCAGCTCATGGGCAAGGCGGGGGATCGCCAGGTGCCGAACGCCCGCTTCGCCGTGGAGACGGCCGTGGGCGGGACGTACATGGACGCCCAGGTGTCCATTCTCGGAACAGAGATCCCTTAG
- a CDS encoding Zn-ribbon domain-containing OB-fold protein yields the protein MDAPKKPVPVVNPWAKPFWDAAKEERFIIQKCTDCGKYIFYPRIACPHCFSDNVEWVPASGRATVYTYTVVESNAPSAFIADMPYVVAVVRLEEGGVQMLTNIVGCKPEDVRCDMPVEVVFEQLNDDFKLPKFRPAAK from the coding sequence ATGGACGCACCGAAGAAACCCGTACCCGTGGTGAACCCCTGGGCGAAACCCTTCTGGGATGCCGCGAAGGAAGAACGGTTCATCATCCAGAAGTGCACGGATTGCGGAAAATACATCTTCTATCCGCGGATCGCCTGCCCCCACTGCTTTTCGGACAATGTGGAGTGGGTCCCCGCCTCGGGCCGGGCAACCGTCTACACCTACACCGTCGTCGAGAGCAATGCCCCCTCGGCCTTCATCGCCGACATGCCCTACGTCGTTGCCGTGGTCCGGCTCGAGGAGGGCGGAGTGCAGATGCTGACCAACATCGTGGGCTGCAAGCCCGAGGATGTCCGCTGCGACATGCCCGTGGAGGTCGTCTTCGAACAGCTCAACGACGACTTCAAACTGCCCAAGTTCCGCCCCGCGGCGAAGTAA